One window of the Syngnathoides biaculeatus isolate LvHL_M chromosome 11, ASM1980259v1, whole genome shotgun sequence genome contains the following:
- the igfbp7 gene encoding insulin-like growth factor-binding protein 7: MKSEWILSCSLPLAAALLLLRVRAAPDCGPCDPAGCATPPSTGCAAGSVLDACGCCALCLAAEGERCRGGRSAGAQRCGSGLECVRADKKSKVGVCACKSQDQVCGTDGVTYAHVCALNSADARARREGRAEIGVRNKGRCAAAPLIVSPPARVFNVSGAQVFLSCEAVGVPTPVLTWRKVIGGRKKFALLPGDRDNLAVQTRGGPEKHQVTGWVLISPLTKDEAGSYECHAANAKGDVSAVGEIRLVTDIQDVKVEAVDDVAVADDVPAEEATKDGEL, encoded by the exons ATGAAGTCCGAGTGGATTTTGTCGTGTTCGCTTCCGCTCGCGGcggcgctgctgctgctgcgcgtCCGGGCGGCTCCGGACTGCGGGCCGTGCGACCCGGCCGGCTGCGCGACTCCGCCGTCTACGGGCTGCGCCGCCGGTTCGGTTCTGGACGCGTGCGGCTGCTGCGCGCTGTGCCTCGCGGCGGAGGGTGAACGCTGCAGAGGCGGCAGAAGCGCCGGCGCGCAACGCTGCGGATCGGGCCTGGAGTGCGTGCGGGCGGACAAAAAGAGCAAGGTAGGCGTGTGCGCGTGCAAGAGCCAGGATCAAGTGTGCGGCACCGACGGAGTCACCTACGCGCACGTCTGCGCCCTCAACAGCGCCGACGCGCGCGCGCGACGAGAAGGTCGAGCGGAAATCGGCGTGCGCAACAAAGGAAGATGCGCGGCAG CTCCCCTCATCGTTTCGCCTCCCGCACGCGTCTTCAACGTCAGCGGCGCTCAGGTTTTCCTCAGCTGCGAGGCTGTCGGCGTGCCCACACCCGTGCTCACCTGGCGGAAG GTGATTGGCGGCAGGAAGAAATTTGCTCTTCTTCCCGGGGACAGAGACAACCTGGCCGTCCAGACCAGAGGCGGACCCGAGAAACATCAAGTGACCGGCTGGGTTCTG ATCTCTCCGCTTACAAAAGATGAAGCGGGCTCCTACGAGTGCCACGCCGCCAACGCCAAAGGCGACGTGTCAGCAGTCGGCGAAATTCGCCTGGTGACCGACATCCAGGACGTCAAGGTGGAGGCCGTCGATGACGTCGCAGTCGCCGACGACGTTCCAGCCGAGGAAG CGACGAAGGACGGAGAGCTGTGA